GAAAGACTTTGCAACTTGTAATATACCTCTTTACGCAAACAACGTGGGAGACGAATCTAGTCAATTTTCTACGACCTGTCCCATCCCGTGGACCCCTTTCCGAGCTAACGAGTCGTCATATTACAAGTCATGCATAAGACAAACCTTGGTTGTCCTTTTCCATTGGGCCActattttctcatttcttcctCGTGGGTTAAAGTCAATCGTGAAATTAATGGATTGTTATTGTCCTGGAAAATAATtgatctaaaaatattttcttaaaaataatatcTAAACAATTTTatgacaataaaaatatttttgatcagTTCATTTTATAAGGTACATAAGGgaagaattatcaaaaagttttgaACTTGTTGTAATTGTAGTAATTCAATGTCAAACTttttttagctaatttaatcataaatattttataattgtaccaatttagtctattcAACCAAATTTGACCGGTTAACGTTAACGTAACAATTAtttaatagtattttttttttttccttttttctctttttttgttttttcttcttcctctttggctTCCTTACCCGTAGTGGTTGATGAGGACCTTGCCCGGTGGTTGGTAAGCCTCACCAAAGCCTTGTCAGCCACTGTAGGGGAGCAGAAgctaaagaggaagaagaataagctaaagaaaagaaaaggaaaaaataaaaattcaagaaaaattcaaaaatattagatattatttaaaaatcattatGTTAGTATTCACTAGACAACTGACAACTATTTCATGTCATCATCGGCCAACCAAATTTGGGTGGATGAACTGAACtaacataattttaaaaaattatgattaaattgtaaaaaaaaagtttatgactattttgatAGTTCTCCTAGCATCCAAGCGATCAATAGCACAATTACTTTTATAGATTAAAATAGAGAATCAAGTCCTaccaagaaataagaaaatcacGATCATGAGAGCAGCGATGATTATTTCGGAATAAGAATATAAGTTTTTAGAAAATAGATATTAAAAGGAAGAATTGAAACTGTGTCAAtgattataaatataaattacatATAAATGTACGCCCACACACACACGTAAGAGCAACACGTCAGCAGCAGCTCACCACCGCCAGTCGCTTTCCGGCAGAACTCCAAAATCCCATTATTCCCGAGAACCGAGGAAGCGAGGGGGACTCCGCTAGAGTCACCCCGCCGGCCTCACCGCCGGCCGCTCACCCGCCACGTGTCGCTCCATCCTCTCGtccgcactctctctctccaatcaaatcaatctcccgaaaaaccccaaaaatctctctctctctctctctctcatatcttCCACTCCACCCACTATGGATGCCCTGCTCTTCCGCACCGCCACCGCACCGTCGCCGCCCCCCATGGCCAACAAGCGCCCCTGCCcctcctcctcgccgtcgcCAGCGGCGGcactggcggcggcggcggcggcggcggcggcggcctcgtcgtcgtcgtcgtcgtcgtcgtcggcctTCGGCCAAATCGACCACCTGTTCGACGCCTTCCTCTCCCTTGCCGATTCCTTcccctcctcgtcctcctcctcgtcctcgtcctccttatcctcatcctcatcctcatcgtcgtcctcctccCGCTCGCACTCCATCGACCTCTCCTTCGACCGGCTCCTCGACGCGAGGACCTCCGATCGGGACCAGGCGCTGCTCATCGACCGGGCCCTGCGGCTCGGCTCCGCCATCACCGAGGCCGCCCGGCGCTCCGCGAGGAAGCGCGCCGCCAAGCACAATTCCGTCGCGTGGGCTCTCCCTCCGGATCTCACCACTAAGGTTCCCGCCTTTTCACCGTCTCTGGCTCGTTGCGGAGGTTTCTAGGTTTGCGAATCGCAATGCCTGggtttgtaatttatttatttttttggcggCGCCGCGAAGTGGCGACGGAAGCATTCGCGGTTGAATCGCTCGAGCTCGTTTCGCTTGCGTGTCGATGGATCCCTCGGGTGGATCAGCTGAGAAATGGAGTTCAATTTTAGGTTTTGCGTGCGAGCTCGAGGAATTGTATGTTGCCACGGTGATGATCCAATTTTATACTCAAGTTCTAGCTATCTGATTGTGGAAAATGTTGCTGGCTGATTCTGATCGTGCCTGCAAAAGGCCTTTATCGGACAATATATACTCATCCAGATCACTTCAATTGCTTGTAGataagaatatatatttttcttctttgattattGATAAATATGATGTCTTTTGACATTTTCGCTGTTGACCTGCGGTCGTGCACTTGGCCTTTGTTGAAATGGTTTTGCCATATTTCCTTACTTGGGTGTTTATATGTTTTTATTGACGAGGAAATTCAGGTTTTCTCGATGCTCGATTCACAAAGCCTATGCTACGCAGCAGCAACTTGTTCACTGTTTAACAAGTGCGCCATGGATCCTTTATGCTATACCAATATTGACCTGACAACAGTTGTCCCGAAGGTTAATAATGCCGTTGTGTCTACAATGATTCAAAGAGCCGGAAGAGCCCTTCAGTAAGGAATCATATTGAAAACCTTTCATTTCAAGTCCGTTTGCCAGTTTGCATTCTCTTGGAATGGTTCCTCTGCATCGACAACTGACCTGCTACCAATGGACTTGTCATGAGTAGGCTTTGTCGTGCGGTTGTAGTGGTTGAAGTGAATGTGGTTCTCTAAAGATGCTTTGTAATGTAACTAAATGTGTCCGAGGCTGAGAGATAAGTAGTACCTACATGGGCTACTTTTCTACTTTTGCATCACACTTCATAAGGGGACATCTTCCCTTTTCCCCCTGTAGACCATATGAAACTAAAGCAGTGAGAAACCGGAGGCCTTTTTTGACCCAGTGTACTCTCTGCTACTTAATTTGATTGATCTGAAAAAATGCCATTGCCTTTTATTTCCCTTTGGGTTCTATTTGTAGGTTGCGTGGAATATATAATAGGTTTTTCTCGATCGAATTTGTTATGTGATTGTCGTTTATTGGTGAATTCTTCATCTAGTCTCTGGAGatcttatttaatattttaaatgaaggtactttcttttttttgcataaTGGGATTACTTTTCTCCATCTAAATTTgctttattttctcttaaatcTTTGAGGTCATTGAAGCTTGGTATAGTCCCGGGCCCAACCATGTCACCTGGATCTTCTCAACCATTAGTCTATACAATAAGGAGTTCCGTTGACGTCTCCAACTTTTCATGGAATGATAAGAAGACCAGACAAGGGAAAGAGTCACCCATCTTGACCAGGACATGCTTAAGCCCTTTGAGTGCCGATGGCAGTGCTGCAGGGTATATCGAATTATGATTTCTTGGACCTTGTGTTGCTCATGCTGCAATTGACCCCTAATTTTtgcctttcttctttcctcaaGGATATTGTTGAGAAGATTGCACTTGTACAACATTGAAAGAATGGATAGTGCATCACTTTGTACGGCTTTATCAGTATGCTGCTCTCTAGTTGATCTGGAAATTGTTGGCCTGtaagttctttttcatttaGTGTTGTGTTTCCAGAAGTTGTTGCCTGTGATACTAACAAAATTATTCTGTTTTTTGGAACCGTCCTTTTTTCATTTACATATCAACTGGCATatcatgttttctttcttctttttggtttctaAGTTCAACAAAAATTGCTAGCATACAAGACAAGCTATTCCTTGTATGGCCCTAACCAAGTTTGTTCATGACAACCTTGTGAAATTTTCCTCAGTTACTAAATGGGTAATCATTCTTGTAACCCATTATCACGTATTCTAACATCGCATTCTTCAAATTACAGGCATGTTGAATTGAGACAATTGTTGACTTCTGTGGGCTTAAATTGTCCTTTGATAGAACGTTTGTTCTTTGAGTCTTCAAAAACAGGTGAGAGTTCGTTGACATGAAGAAATTTCTCAGGTCATGCTTTTTCTAACATAGTCATTACTTTTGGTGTTTCCATCAGGTAGAGATGACAGTTTGAAATCACCAACTTGTGTTGAGCTAGTCAACAGGTGTCCTCATATGACTTCATTGTCTCTAAGAGGGTTTAAGCTCCATGATTGCAAAGTTAGAACACTTGTTAAGGTACatatttttgcatcaaaagTAATACTTGTTTAATCTGAAGCCAAATTTATTAACTTAGACTACTTTGTTGGATTTTGGTAGTCGATGGTGTAAATTTTCTCATCCTATCAGTTCAGTCTTATTTCTCCTCTAATTATATGGCCACGAACACTATACTGTTTGGCAGCATTTGGTAGCTCAGAATTAAGTCCAGATAGGATAAATTGTTATCTTATCTGATGTTTGGGGACATCCTCCTGATAAGAAATTTGGGATAAGGGGTGGGATAGACTTGCAttgtatgagaaaaaataagaaaatgaattaaaagagaagaaaacaagaagctATTGCTTGCTTTCAGGTGGCACTCCCTAAGTGACGTGCGTCAACCTCCATagtccaccaccaccaccacaatTCCTCAACCTCTTTCTCTGTTTTCCATCCCTCTTATTTTTGTTGTGCTGGACCACCATGCAATACGCTGGTGGTATCAATCACGGCCATCATGGTGGCAGCGGTTGCAGCCATAGCTGCAATCCCTAGATCTagattttctccttttctgttttaattgaattaaatattctaatttctcagttttttaatttaattgaattttttattttttattttcaatctaTCTCAAAGTGTACTGAACTTGATAGGTTTTGATATGTCCACTTTCACCATCTGAGGGGTTTTTTATCCAATTCTTGTCCTGAAGACCAAATGCAATATATGGAACACGGTTTTCATTAATTGTCTAAAGGCACGTGTGTACAGAAGTTGTTGGATATTGTATTATATGACCATTGGTGATTGGAGACCATGTTTCGATGGACGTAAATCTACTTTGTTGATTCCTAGAAATAACCAAGCAGCCGCACTTTGCACAAGTTCCTAAAATATAAGCCTCTGAACCATTAAATAGGACACCAATGCTCTTCCCATATGCCACTTTTGGCTCTTAAAAGCTATCTGGGAATGACTGCAAATAATTTCTATCAGCAGCTTTTTTGTGCCATTTCCTTTTCCATCTAAGTTTGCCTCTATGAGTCATAGGTGGTAGGATGATATGAATCTCGACTTCAGATTGGTTCAATGCTTGAGTTTAATAGTCCATTTGTTGGAGATAGTAGACCTAGTAAGATGGTTCTGAATGAGTCATTTCTGTCAATGACAAGCAAGTACTCTTCTTGGTATCTCTTGCAGGGATTTCGAAAGCTACGATATGTTGACTTTTCAACATCCTACTCAATTACTGGAAATTTTCTGAGGTCGgctaatctctctctccctgaaCAACATTTCATAAGGTTAATTTTCTGTGTTTTGGGTTGACGTCCCatggattttcttcaaatgggtattttgttttctttttttagaaatcTTGGCAGCACTTCAACTGGAACTTTACTGGAAGTCCTGATTTTACGGGACTGTATGCATCTCAAAGAGGTGAGAAAAAGAGTAGGCCCATCACCATTACCTCTCTCTACCCCGCCACCCTCTCTGATACAAGATTATCTGCAGATGGAGGTTGCTCGGTTTTTGACTGCTGTTCTTGCTGGAGATTTCAAGTGTCTAAGACACGTTGTGAGTACCGTGGACCTTCTATTTGTCTTATCATCATTTTGTTATCCTGCAGTAGAGCCTGATATTTTTCCTGCCGCAGGACATATCCAATAAGGAAGGATTAGCTTCTGAAGGTGACTGGTATAACAGAAGTTACACTTCAAGGTATGCCTAAAATTACTTAGATTCATCATATTGGAATGGCTGCAGGTTTCACACTCTTAACATTGCAATGTTGGTACTTGTCTTCTTGTCCAGTGTCATCCCATTCAAAGAGGTAGTGGAAGGAAGGCCGGACATTTGTTTACTAGCAGATTTTCCATCAGAGGGGGGAAGGTTTGTCCAAAAATGTTCTTTTCCATATAGTTATTGATTTGGGATTTTGCTATATGACTGTTGTGCTTGATATCTACCTTCTGATTTAAATTATTGCATGCTCCCTTTGGGCATGAATCTCAATCTCCACTTTGCCCCATGGATTTATGTTATTTTGCAGTTTTAGCGAGATGGAACAAATTATTGATAGTGACCTCAATAGCGAGATTGGGCTGCCGTTACATCATAATGGTCACATATCAGATAGTTCTTTATTTATGAGTTCATCTGAAAGCAGCTACAATAGCGATCAAGGCAGTGGTAATGAGGATAGCCGTGATTCCAGCTACCTAATCTACGAGGAAAGTTCAGATGAGCTGGACTATTTTCCCATCTAGGAAATGCCTTAagtaaagaaaagtttgaagaTTATGCACAAAAACAAAATGGTGTGTGTTCCTCCACTGTCATTTATAACACACCTAAGATCCAGACTCTGAATCTTTTACTTCATTTAAACTCACATTCTGTTTGCTGTGATGTTCTTTGTTTCccaatcaaaatttaaattctagTGTCACAATACTTGCAATGTATAGgaaattccttcttcttttttttcctttttttcttcctgatATCTATTTTCAGAAGGGTCCAtgctttgttttctcttctttgtaaATTGTACCCCAGAGGTCTGGGGCTTTTATACTCTAGATTCAATTTAAAGTCTCATTCCTGCCCCTTGATCCCAGCCTCTAGGCTTTTGCCTAACGGTAGGGTGCATTTTTTTCTGATAGAAGGGGTAGTGATAAACTATGGGAAGAAAAGTGTAAGTTTCCGCTGAAGAGAATTTTGACGTCACGTGCACAAAGGTTTTGCCTAAAGCTAGTGGCTGAGAGACCCATCTGATAAATTCAATGCACTTTACAATATGTGAGGAATGTCTCGTGGTTATTCTGCGTTACTGTTATAGTTTGTTATTCTGCTTTACTTTTAGGAAAGGCATCCCTGCCGAATTTGTAACAGTGGCAGTTCTTTTATGATCTTTTTGCAGAATCTGACTGATGCAgtatttcctctttcttcttttacttttgtcaGTTCTGCAACAAGCTCTTTATCTAGCTATCCAAGTCGATGGTGCCATTTTGGTCAAGTTTTAACTGCCGATGGCTGCGGATATGAAGGAACGCCCAAACCCCAGGTTGGTATGCCTGTTGCCTGAACTCCGGAAGTTTGTATATGGATAAATGCCGGAAAGCTAGAATTTAATTAGCGACGTGTTCCCTGGTCCCTATCTCTCCTATGCAAAAGTGTCATCCACCGTTATTGGATGCATGACTCGTGACTGatgttttggttttttccttttatattttttctttttcacggCGCTTTTATTTTTAGCTATTTCAATCCTGTAATGGTTGTGGATAATCGAAGTGTTGTCAATCGTCTCATAATTGCAATTCGACCGCTATTCAATGGTTAGTTTGCTTCTTGAGATGGAGCAAGCTGTGAAGTCAATGTCTGTTTTGCTCTAATAAATTGAAACTAATTTCCTCTAGGATGACATTATAGTGTCACCCCGGAAACTTCAGTAAGGCTTGTTTGTGGCATtcgtttctttcaattttgtcactGAGGCTTCAATTCTTGAAGATCGAAAAGCTTGTGACAGAGTCattatgaaaatcattttatcgtgtgaaaaaaatttccaacgCCTTTAAAGATAGAACAGCCATGGTTAAAAGATGTGATATATTAAGATCCGACCGTCGGATTTTGGAAAAGTAGATTTCGATGGAAAGCTCTCATAGGCTGTAGCATTGAAGTTAAACAATTACATTATTGTCTTTTGTCTTCACATTTCTGAGTAGCAACAAATGCTAATCGTAATAAATGCACATCAATGCGTCACTCTTTGTAAAATGCACCCTACCTCCTAAATCTCCCACGCAAGCGGCGATGCGAGGTCCTCCATGAATCAGTCTCATAATGCACTACCCCTTTTTGCTCAATCCCATGTATCGTGGACTCCCCCATACTTTCCGACTTGTAGCTAAATGGATGACGGTGGATGGGGAGTTCTTGTCACACAGGTGGCCGCATAGGATGCCGTCCGTCGCATGCTTTCAAATGCTGTTTCATGTCGTGAATGCTTATAAGAACCTTGTTGACCTTAAAACATTATCATCGTCCTAGAGTATGGATTTTTCGGAAAACTGAGTTCCAAACACCATGTGCACGATCTTCCCGAATACTGCTTGCTTTCAAAGGGGGTAATCGTCTTCTGTTACTGATCTACCCGAAAGCTAACTCGGTGGTACTAGCTTTTACATGTGCTATCACGTATATGTATCGTCTGATTGGAACTTAATCCTAACGCGTTCAAATGGTGCTTTTGCATGGGGTTCGTCTCCTCAAAAGCTAATTTGGTAGCACTTGCTTTTGAAAAGTTCCCCGACACCCATCTGAAATTTGTCTACTCTTACCAACTTGAGTTTAGGGGATGTTGAAGATGTAACAAACATATGGAGATTTCGGAGATCTCACTCATGTTCGACAAATCACTTGATTTGTACCTGATTAGATTCGTTTCTAAATttgtaatataatatatatgctcAACTCTTCTCAGAATTCTCGAGTCGAACAAATGAATTGCTCTCTGTCCTCTTCTCATATCTTACTAAAAGATGTATCATTATGAAACGGAAAAAGGGCTTGGCTATTTTAACTCTTTTGGACTTTGAAACACCTGTTTTATTACATTTTCGAAATTTCCCTTAAAAAACTCTATTTGGTCAAACATCTCGTGGTCAAACATGTTGTTAGCTTGCTGTAATTACGAACCATAACTGAAAACTTCCATTTTCCTCTGTGAACCAATATACATCAAATGCGAAGAGAATAACTAGCTCTAGTTTTAGtctcaataaaaattatgagACTCTCCGATGAAGCACCGAGGATGAACCTCTGACACCTGAGATTGACAATTTGCATCGAACAATAAACCAAGATAAAGACAGATGAAGAgatggtttttttgttttttttttttttgggttggggggGGTGGGGTGTGGGAGAGAACTGTTTAGAATGAGGAGAAAACTAATCATAATCAATATAAAAGGTGAGAGAGAAGTTAGGACATTCAAGTCAATTAGTTTCagccaaaatggatgtgcaaATAGCGCCTCCTAATGGAAAATTGTCTTCCTAATTTGCAATAGAAGGAAATAGTAATCTTAACTCCCATTAGTCCTTTGTTTTAAGGTagtcataaaagaaaatttctcatTGTTAGCCAGAGTAAATCGCATGaagaatatttctttttattaactATTAGACTTGATGTATTTATCAAGTGAGCGAAATGATTGAAGAGAAGATATTAGGGAGATTTAGTTCAAGAAATGGTGAAAAACACATTGGGACTCATAAAAAACATGAGTTTTAATACAATTTATATTCTGCGATTGACTATGCCTACCGCTTCACCCATAGGCTAAATTTATATATGATTTTCTCATGACATGAGACTGATTGAGATTGCGTCTGGTAAGAGTTTTAGCTTAAAAATACCTTTTGATgttttgtcaaaataaaaaatctctaGTAAATTTTATAGCATTATAGATGATTAAACATAACTTCTTGGATGATTTTAAGTAATTCAGGTATTACGTATTTGGTACAAGTCATATTTCAAATGTTAAGTAAAAAGATACATAGACTTGTGTTAAATTTGTTTCTTCGGGTCATGTTTACTCCAATCTCTGGTCAGAGGAAATCCTCCAACCATGCCTCTTATAAGTGAATTGCAAATTGGACACGATCACTTTTAAGGGTCACCGAATTTTTGATTGGCCGTTATGAATATAAACGTCACCGGATTTTAGAATCACAGCTATTTCTCCTGCAAAGGATGGAGGAAACTATAGCTTTACCTTCGATTTGAGTTAAGCATACATGTGAATGATGTCATGATTCGTGAACCTAAATAAAGGGTATGAATGGAAGATATCCCTTCCAAGTAGGGACAATCGAAAATGTAggttttttcttcctctttttctcctgTATGTACGATTTCTTGGGGGCCAAGAGACTCTGTACGGATTGACTATGCAACAATGTATCAGAAGCAACGATATATCTGCATTCATTTCACTGTACTTCAGTCAAACTCATGAAGAAGAACTCATCTTATGCATCTTCTTTACCAGTTACAACTCCAACAATATGAAAAGCCAAAACGGAGGAAAAACccaatttcatctttcttgtATCTTTCCAAAAGCAAAAAGGTAGAAGAGGAAAACTTCTCTTGCTGGTCCTTTTTTTTGGTAGAGAAATAGATGTTGAACAATACTATTTATTCACTCTTCCAAGCATACAATATCAAAGAGAAGCCCAGACCTTGCTGCAACTGCAACTGATGTTGATGATGGGGATCATCTTCGATCCCCTGCGAAGAAGAGGGTGATGCTGAACTCCACCAACTCGAGATGCAAGAAGGCTTCGACAAGTTCGAACTAGACGAACCGCAGAACTTCTCATTATCGCTCTCGGCCCAGAAAGGGCACGTCTGAAACAGGAAAACCCCGTAGTTGCTCCCAACACAGTCGCCCCCGAAGAGCCAGTTATGGACGTCC
This region of Eucalyptus grandis isolate ANBG69807.140 chromosome 8, ASM1654582v1, whole genome shotgun sequence genomic DNA includes:
- the LOC104456990 gene encoding F-box protein SKIP17 isoform X2 encodes the protein MDALLFRTATAPSPPPMANKRPCPSSSPSPAAALAAAAAAAAAASSSSSSSSSAFGQIDHLFDAFLSLADSFPSSSSSSSSSSLSSSSSSSSSSSRSHSIDLSFDRLLDARTSDRDQALLIDRALRLGSAITEAARRSARKRAAKHNSVAWALPPDLTTKVFSMLDSQSLCYAAATCSLFNKCAMDPLCYTNIDLTTVVPKVNNAVVSTMIQRAGRALQSLKLGIVPGPTMSPGSSQPLVYTIRSSVDVSNFSWNDKKTRQGKESPILTRTCLSPLSADGSAAGILLRRLHLYNIERMDSASLCTALSVCCSLVDLEIVGLHVELRQLLTSVGLNCPLIERLFFESSKTGRDDSLKSPTCVELVNRCPHMTSLSLRGFKLHDCKVRTLVKGFRKLRYVDFSTSYSITGNFLRNLGSTSTGTLLEVLILRDCMHLKEMEVARFLTAVLAGDFKCLRHVDISNKEGLASEGDWYNRSYTSSVIPFKEVVEGRPDICLLADFPSEGGSSATSSLSSYPSRWCHFGQVLTADGCGYEGTPKPQVGMPVA
- the LOC104456990 gene encoding F-box protein SKIP17 isoform X1, producing the protein MDALLFRTATAPSPPPMANKRPCPSSSPSPAAALAAAAAAAAAASSSSSSSSSAFGQIDHLFDAFLSLADSFPSSSSSSSSSSLSSSSSSSSSSSRSHSIDLSFDRLLDARTSDRDQALLIDRALRLGSAITEAARRSARKRAAKHNSVAWALPPDLTTKVFSMLDSQSLCYAAATCSLFNKCAMDPLCYTNIDLTTVVPKVNNAVVSTMIQRAGRALQSLKLGIVPGPTMSPGSSQPLVYTIRSSVDVSNFSWNDKKTRQGKESPILTRTCLSPLSADGSAAGILLRRLHLYNIERMDSASLCTALSVCCSLVDLEIVGLHVELRQLLTSVGLNCPLIERLFFESSKTGRDDSLKSPTCVELVNRCPHMTSLSLRGFKLHDCKVRTLVKGFRKLRYVDFSTSYSITGNFLRNLGSTSTGTLLEVLILRDCMHLKEMEVARFLTAVLAGDFKCLRHVDISNKEGLASEGDWYNRSYTSSVIPFKEVVEGRPDICLLADFPSEGGSFSEMEQIIDSDLNSEIGLPLHHNGHISDSSLFMSSSESSYNSDQGSGNEDSRDSSYLIYEESSDELDYFPI